The Bacteroidia bacterium genomic interval TCCCGGAAATACCTCTGTTTTACACCACGTTTTGGTAAGTATAACTTATCCCGATGGTTTCAAAGCACCTATGGAAGTGAGAAGTCGCTGGCTGGATGGTCTTTTTGCTTCCTGGGCGCCAGGTGGCGAGGCTGAGGTCTTTCCTGAAGGAACAGGAAGAGTTATCCCTAAAGGTTCCAAAATTCTCTTCCAATTGCACTATACGACTTCGGGTAAAGAAGAAACAGATGCACCTAAATTGGGCATTTATACCCAGGATCATGCACCTGAAAAAGAATACATGATCGTAGGACCTTTCAATACCCGCATCCAGATTCCTCCCTATGAAGGAGATTATCGGGCTGCTGCCAAACAAGTCTTTGAAAAGGACCTTACCCTCTATGGAATGGCTCCTCATATGCATTTCCGCGGAAAGAGTATGAAGTACACAGCCAAATATCCGGATGGTACAACTGAGGTGCTGTTAAATGTTCCGAACTACAATTTCAACTGGCAGCGCTATTATCAGTTGGATGAACCCAAATATATGCCTGCTGGATCCGAAATCATTGTTGAGGCTGTTTATGATAATTCGAAGTTAAACACCTTCAATCCTCATCCTGACCAGACGGTTACCTGGGGAGAGCAATCCTTTGATGAAATGCTGATTGGTTATATGAGTTTCCACTATGGAAAGGCAGTCGACGCTGGTGCTGGTGATGCGATTGCGAGTAAGTAGGAGAGAAGGAAAAATACCTTAAAATATAAAAGGGATCATCCAGACATAAAACTGGATGATCCTTTTGTTTTTATACTAGCTAGCTGGCAGTTAGCAAGTGATTTTAATCTCAATTACCCTCATTACTCTCTTTTCAATTGATTCTGTTGTTCTGTGTCTCAGCATCACTAGCTTAGGTGGCAGATTCAAATAAATTCTGATCTATTCATGTACTAGCCAGAAATTTTGTGCAAATCCAGACAGGCAGAGAAAGAGAGGATAGCTTCGTAATTATGAATTTTCGATTCAAATAGAATGCTCTGCCCGATAGGAGGAAGGGGAGCTCTTGAGTTTCTTTTTAAAGAGTCGGGCAAAATATAAAGGATCCTGAAAACCGACTTCATAGGCGATCTCGCCAATAGGTAAATCGGTAAGCACCAATAATTCTTTTGCCTTTTCAAGTTTTTTCCCTGTGATATAGTTATTGGGACTGTCGGAGTATTCCTTTTTGAATTCCCGCTTGAAGGAGGATAAACTCAGGTTGCAGAGTTTTGCCAACTGCTCCAATTTCAAATTGGAATACAGATGCAATTCAATGACTTTTTTTAATTGAACCTTTCTACTAGAGTATAAATCAGAAACCAGTTCTAAAATAGAATCTATATTTTTCGATTGGACGAGTAAAAGGATCAATTCTTTGATCTTTAGCTCTAAAAGATCATTATTTACCAGAGCCGGATTTTGGAAATAAAACTCAAGGGAATCTATAAACTTTGCAATAACATCGCTAGAGGCTACCACCTGACTTGCTTTGTTCTCACTCTGCTTTTCAATAATGGTTGGTAATTCTTCCAGGTAAAGTTTTTTGAGTATCTCCGGATATAAATGAAAGATGATTACCTCTACTTGTTCATTTTCTTTCTCCTTCAATAAATCGAGGAAGTGAATCCCGCATTTAAGTAAAATCGCTTCCTGACTTTTTACCTGAACCTTATTTTCGGGGGAAAGCAATTGTGGGCCTTTCTCTTTAAAGTATATGAAGCATCCACTATTCTCGAAAACAGTTTCGTACAGCATAGGCGGGGCAATGTTCATTCGCTCTATGAGAACTCTGCCCTGGTAGCTAAAACTTGATTGATCTATAATCATAAGGAGCTAAAATAAGTCCTATCGGATGTTTTTTTATCGGCAAAAGGCCCGGATTTATCCTAAATAATAAGAACTCTCAAAGCTAAGTTAATTTATAGGTCCTTATAAGGATAATCAGTTCAAGATGATGGATTTTGGGCTCGCATCACTTATTGGATAGTTGTTTGCCGGATAAACCTAAATAGATGATTCAGGATGGAAATATTAGACTTTACTGCGACTTTAAGAGGACATTTTTAGGACTATCAGAGCTAATGATTGGATGCTTTTTGCTTATTCTGTATTTTATCTAAGCGTATCATTCTTCTTAGGAAAGCACATAATGAAAATTAAAAATATTCTCATTCTATTTTTGTTTGTCTCTTTTGCATGCGAGGCTGAAAATCCCCCAGAACCTCCCATTCCAGATCCCCAGGACCCTTTTGAAGTAGAAGCTTTCCTTCCCGACAGAAGGCTTGATAAGTATGTCATTTCAGATAAGTTGATTTATCTGGGGATAAAAGACCGTCCGAATAGAAACTATATCGAAGTCTTTGATATCGAATCTGAGCAGTTGATAAAAGAGATTAGTTACGATCCTCCTTTTCATAGATTTTTAGGAAAATATCAGGACACTTTGTACATCAGTGGGCATAGTTGGCAAGCCAATGGAAAGTTAAAGGCTTCCCTCATTCTTCTTGATTTGGAAGGACAGTTACTTGCTGAATACTCTTCTGATAATTCCTGCCTTCCTCCAGGTTATGAATTTGGGGATGCCCGGGCGATTGATGAAAAAGGAAATCTGTGGTTTGATTTGGAAGATTATGATGCGCTTTCCGGCAATCCCCCGATTGGTCCCGAATTGGGCCTACTTCGTTTCCATCCTCAGACCAATACTTGCACTTATTGGAATATTGATAATAGCAATATCCCCGCTAACCATATATTGGAAATCCTGCCTGATAAGGACATGATTTATCTGACAAGCAGAGGAGAAAATGACAGCTTACATAGCTTGTCGAGTTTTGATTTGCAAAATTTCACGCTCATAAGGCAAGCTAGTCCGGATTATCCTTCGATTGAAGATTTACAACTTGGCTCAGATGGATTTTCTTACTATTCACAAAGAGGAGCTTTTGATCAACAGTTGATCCGAGCAGATGGAAGTGAGATTCAAACCGCTTTGTCTGCTGAATACAAGCAAAGATCCATGAGATACTGGCAAGATCCCTCAGGGCAGCTTAGCTATGTTTTTGGTACAGCAGAATTTGATTTTCCTGATGGATCATCTTCAGTTACTTTCCCCTTTTTTAGTAAGAATGGCGAGGTGCTCATCGACTACAGAACGGAATTTCAAGCCTTTACAGGAGGACTAAATGGTGAGATGCATGAGTTCCCTGGCCAAACAAACCAAAGATGGATTATTGGAGGGAATTTTGATGGACTTATTTTGAAATTGACCTTCAATGAATAGGAGATATCCTTTTTCTCTTGATAACATCCAGCTTTCAGATCAATAAATCTCCCAATGGAATCGCAGTTTTTGGCTAAATAGTAAGGACCCTGATTGAACAAGATAAAGCTAAAGGAATGTAAGTCGATGGAATCCAAGACTTGGCCTCCTTCAACAAATCGCCCAATAATTGGCCGCAAGATTTCTTCGCCTTTTCACTCCATATCCAGTATACATCGTAGTTTTTCCTTTCATCCAGGACATCTTATAAGCATTTTCCTTAAGCTCTTTGATTATTAGATGTCCAGAAAATATCTCTTGGTCATTCCTGCAGATTATAACCTCATACTTGCCTGCCAGGCTCTTGCGATTTCGTTTTAACGGTGTAGCGATCTCTATGCCTAAGGTCCCGTCAGAAGTACCAGGAGGATGAGCCTTGTCACTAGCGACTGTCCATTTTCCATGTAGGCTTCCGTTGCGCTTTATCTTATACAGGGCAACTCCAATTGCTGTTGTTTGCATTTTTTATTATTAAAGGATTGTGTGTTTATAATAAGGTAAGCTTTAATTATATGCCTTCATAAGGCATCAAGGAAAATTTTCTGCTCTTGATTAGCGTAGGATGAAGATTAGCAGATGTATCTAATTTATGATTTTTCGCGAAGGCAGGTTTTAAAACTACATACGTCATTCTGGAGGGATTAACTGTATCAAGATTTTTTTTCTTAGATTGCTTCTTATGAAGATGCCATATCTTCCATTGACCTTTTGAATAGCGCCTTGTTGACGTATATGAAACTCAGTAAAAGTTTTTGGGCTTTATTTTTACTACTGCTACCGCTTTTTCTGAAAGCCCAAAAAGTCAATTTCCAATTTTATACCACTGAGGACGGCCTTACCGGCAATTCTTCCAATTCCTTCATGCAAGACTGGAAAGGCTTTCTCTGGCTGATCAATGATAGCAAATTACATCGATTTGACGGAAGGAAGTTTGAAATGCTATTGCCTCCTTCTGATTTGGAAGGGAGCGATGAACCCCTGATTGATGGAAAAATTATCCAGGATTCTCTGCTGGTAGCTTTGGGTAAAAAACATCTCCTGATATTCAATATAGAAAAGGGGAAATGGAAATCCTGTCCTTTGCCCCCTTCAAACAATAGACTTCGCTTTTACAGTCTTCTGCCAGGCAAGGGCCAAAAGAAGCTTTTTCTTCTTGAGTTTTCAGAAGGCCTGGGACAATTTAACATTTGGTCTTTTTCAGGGGATAGACTTGGGGTTTCTCCTGTGCATGTAATTGAAAACCCTGATTTCGATACTCATATTATTGGTTCCGATGGAAGCGTTTATTTTCTAAACGCGAATTTAGAAGGAAAAGGAGGCAATCAGTTTGGAGTTTGGAGACCTAATAGAGATAGTATTAAAAAAAATCAGATTAAAGGACTGGCAAAGGAATCCTATATCAGGGATATCAGCCTTCAAAAAGATGGTTCTTTCCTGTTCAATGTTTTCTACCCTAATGAGGCTTCGGCAGCCGATTCCTTTGGCTACATTAAGTTTTATACCTGGAATCCTGTGACTGATGTTTTAAAAGAACATCCCATAAATCGCTCTATCCATTTTTCTGGTATTTATTTGTTCCGCTTTCTCGCCCTGAATAATGGAGATATTTGGATGTCGGGAAGAAATCGTCAGCTTTTCTGGTACGAGGCTGCGGAGGATTCACTTCACAATTTCACTCCTCAACTGCAGGAAGTTATTTCAAGCAATCTCGATATAAATGAACCTTACGCTGACCATAGCGGATCGATTTGGTTCGGTACACATCTGGGCTTTTTTAAAGCCGACCAACTTGAAACTCCTATCGTTAAATACTTTCATGCATCTTTAGATGTGTGTAAAGGGAATTGTAGTTTTCGAGGAATTGAAGAGGATTCTGTAGGAAATATAGTAGCACAGTTTTATCAAGGCCTGGTATATTTTAATCCAGCAAAAGCAAAGGACGCGCTTTTTTTCGATTATGAGTCATCCAATGTTCCCTTACCTTCGGATGTGGTTCGTTTTAAAAATAAACTTTGGTTACATAATGGTTGCCAACTTGATATTGAGCAGCGGAAAATTATTCCTATTCCAGGGGCTAAAGAAAATCATGTTTGGGAAGAAGGCCTATTTGCCAAAAGCTTGGAAAATCGCTTATGGTGGGTGCAGGCTAATGAATTACTTGTATTGAGCGAAGGAGAAGAAGGTTTTCGTTGGCAAAAAGTAAAAAGCTTTCCGAATCCTGATTTCGCGGCAAACGAAGCTTTTCATTTCGGCAAACAAAGTGGTATGCTATATATCGGCCGTGAAGGCAAACTCTTTCAATATGCCCCCTTAACGAAAGAGGAAAGATGGTTTGATTTTAAACAGATATATGGCAGGGAACTTCGTGTTCTGGCCATTGAAGAAGACAAGCAAAGAAATTTGTGGCTGGCTACCGATGCGGGATTGATGCATTTTAATCCACATACAGAGGATGTAAAGCAATACACAAAACAAGAAGGCTTACCCCACGATTTTGTATGCGGTATGCTCACAGAAGGAGACTCCGCTTTATGGCTCAGCACCAATCACGGCCTTTCCCGTTTTAGCAAAACCAGCGAATCTTTCATCAACTTTTATAAGGAAGATGGATTGACGGATAATGAATTTAACCGTAAATCCTATTTCAAAGCCAAAGATGGGCGAATGTATTTTGGGGGCTTGAAAGGCATCAATGCTTTCTATCCGAATGAATTGCTCCGCAAATTTCAGCAACAAAGTGAGCAGGCCCAACTTTCTCTTGCCTCTTTTGAATATACTGATGAAAAGGAAGGGAAAACGCATCATCAGCTAAATTTCCCCGCAAAAGCTGAAATCGAAATTTACTATCACCACCGATCCTTTACCTTCGAATATACATTGACGGACTATCGAAATGCTTCTGAAGTAGCTTATAGTTATCGGATGAAAGGATATGAAAATACCTGGTCCCTACCTTCAAAATTTAACTTTACCCGATTCAGCAGTTTACCTGTAGGTGAGTATGAGTTTGAAGTAAAGGCCAAAGACAGCCATGGCATCTGGCATCCCAATCAACTAAGCGTAAAGGTCAAAGTTCATCCTCCCTGGTGGGCCAGCTGGTGGGCGTATATGATGTATGCCTTGCTTGTCTTGGGAATCTTGTATACCATTTACACTTTCCTTAGTAAACGCTGGGAACTCCAACAAAAATTGCGGGTAGAACAAGCCGAAGCTATCCGTCTTAAAAACCTGGATAGCTTTAAAAGTAAGTTGTATACCAACCTCACTCATGAATTCAGGACTCCCCTTACCGTCATTCTGGGCATGGCGGATCAAATCAAAAACCAGCCTGAAAAATACTTGGAAAAAGGAACAAATCTCATCAAGTCCAACGGGATGAACCTGCTTCGGCTAATCAATCAATTGCTAGATCTGTCAAAGCTGGAAGATAAATCTTTCCAATTGCGCCTGGAGAATGGAGATTTTGTTTCCTACCTCCGCTACATCACGGAGTCTTTCCAAACCTTTGCAAATACCCAAAATATATCCCTTCGCTTTCAATCCCGGGAAGATGAATTGCTCATGGATTTTGATCCGGAGCAAATCAAACAGGTGATGACCAACCTGATTTCCAATGCCATTAAATTCACGCCTTCAGGTGGCGGAGTCCAGGTAGAACTAATGAAGCTAGATGAACTGGCTACTGCCCAGATCGTGGTAAGGGATAATGGGATAGGCATAGAAAAGAAAAATATCCCCCATATTTTTGATCGTTTCTATCAGGTAGATGGCTCAATTACACGAGAAGGAGAAGGAAGTGGAATTGGGTTGACGCATACGCTCGAATTGGTCAAGTTGATGAATGGAACGATAGAGGTTTCCAGCGAGCCGGACCAGGGAACTTCTTTCATTATCCTGTTTCCAATTCAGGATCGTTTGGAATACAATCCGAACCTGATTCAGAAAGAATTGCGCTCAAAAGTTGATTCGCAAAAAGCTATACATACAGAATTAAACATAGCTGATCCTGTTCCTGATGCTAGTTCTCACCCTTCGATTTTAATTATTGAGGATAATGTAGATGTAGTTGATTACCTGAAAGCTTGTTTGGAAGATCAATTTCAGCTGTCTGTCGCCTTTAATGGCAGGATAGGAATCGAGAAAGCCCTGGAGGAAATTCCCGATCTGATTGTAAGTGATGTAATGATGCCGGAAAAGGATGGTTATGAAGTATGCGACAAATTAAAAAATGATATAAGAACCAGCCATATCCCGATTATCCTTTTGACCGCCAAAGCAGATATTTCTTCCAAGATTTCAGGATTACGCAGAGGTGCAGACGCCTACCTTGCCAAGCCTTTCATAAAAGAAGAGCTCATTGTTCGACTTGAGCAACTTATTGAGCGTCAAGAGCGGATGATCCGACATTTTAGTGCTCAGGTACCTCTTTCATCAAAGACTTTCGGAAATGGACTAAATGAAGCTATACAGCAGGAAGATCTGTTCATTCAAAAAGTCCGAAACATCATAGAAGAAAACTATGCAGATGAGGATTTTGGTTTGCCACAGTTGTGCCGAAAAATTGGGATGAGTCGTTCTCAGCTATATCGCAAAATGAAAGCCCTCATTGATATCCCGCCCTCTGATTTTATCCGTAATTACCGATTAGAACAGGCGAAACTATTACTGCAAACAAGTGAACTTACAGTTTCTGAAGTCGCCTGGAAAGTTGGATTTAAAGACCTTTCCCATTTTTCCAAAGCCTATCAGGCAATGTTTGGGGTTCTGCCTAGTGCAACCAGCAAATAATTGATTGTCAAGTATTTGTTCGCTGATCACGAATTGCGAATGCAACGATTTGACTAATCATAATTCCCCAAACGCTACGAATTTTCGAACATTTGAATCCATTAGACAAAGGCTGATAGGGATTTTGATCCATATTGGGAACATCGATTTTACTTTCTCCTTAGACTAGGTGAATAATTAAATCCCTTGTTTCCCTTACAGCATAAAGAAATCATGAAGAAAATTCTCAAATGGATCAGCCTGGCATTGGTAACACTTGTTTTGGGACTATTCATTTTTATCCAAACGAGCTGGGACAAAAGCTATGATGCGCCTTATCCTAAAATTACAATCAGTATGGACTCGGCAGGTATTGCCAGAGGTAAATACCTGGTGTATGGACCCGGACATTGTGCTACTTGCCATGTGCCACTGGATCAAATGCAGGAGATAGATAAAGGAGTAGAAGCTCCCCTTATAGGAGGCTGGGAAATTTCAATCCCACCTGGAACCTTTAGAGCCCCTAATCTTACGCCTGATAAAGAGACAGGTATTGGAAACATGAGTGATGAAGAACTTGCCAGATCGCTAAGGCATCAGGTGGCTGCAGATGGAGGTCTGGTTTTTGGATTTATGCAATACCAGAATATGAGTGAAGAGGACCTTGGTGCCATAATTTCCTATTTGAGATCTACACCGGCTGTAAGCCATGAAGTGGCTCCTTCAGAGCTTTCATTTTTAGGCAAGGCTTTGATAGCCTTTGGTATGATCAAACCGGAAGGACCCAAGAAAGTTCCTCCTAAATCAGTTGAGAAAGGAATATCAATAGACTACGGAGCTTATATAGCCAATGATGTTGCCGCTTGTAAAGGTTGCCATACCAAAAGAGATATGTCGGGTGCCTTCATAGGCGAGGATTATGCAGGAGGTGAAGTTTTCCCGCAAGATGACATATTCAAGGGATATGGTTTCATTAGTCCCAATTTGACCTTTGATTCTGAGACAGGCCTAATGGCTAATTGGACAGAAGAACATTTTATTGAACGCTTTCGTGCTGGAAGGGTCCATAAAAATTCTCCCATGGCCTGGGGTTCCTATGCGAATATGGATGAGCTTGAGCTTAAAGCTGTGTATAAATACCTGAGATCTATAGAAGCGGTACAAAACCTGATTAGTAGATCCGTTTATGAGCCGGGCGAGAAAATGCCTGAATAGATTATCCGTTCAATTTAAGGCTTAGCAACTTAATCCCATGAATTTCTTAAATCTTCAGACTAAACAAACAACTGACTCACCTAGCACTGAGCAAATTATCAGGGAGGAACAGTTGCGGGGTGACAAATTGGCAAATAGGTTTCGATACCTATTGTTCATGCTCATGCTTCCTACCTATAGCCTGGCCGTTGTTGGGCAGACATGGATACTGGTCTTTAACGTTGGCATGTTATCAGCTTTCCTTCTGATCACTATTTTACATAGCTGGGTGATTTTGAAAGGGAATGATTCGCAAAGAAACAGCATGAGTTATGTAGTGGTGATCTTTGATTTTCTGATGATATTTGGATCCGGGGTGTACTATGCATACACATCTAGTCCTGATAATTTGACCATTTATTTCAAGATACCTGCGATATGGTTTTTTATTATCATCGGATCTATCGCGGCCCTCCAATTCCGTAAAGAGCATATTTTAATCTTGGGGGCTTTGACTTTCCTGGGAGTAGGGCTGATGTCCTACATTGGTTTGACAGGGAATGTGAGACTAACCAATGATTGGGTAGAATATGGATTGGGCGATGCGATCATTTTCCCCGCCTTCATAAGTTCCTTTATTTTGGTTATGCTCTCCTTTTTCCTGACGATTTGGTACATCATTAAAAGGGTCCAGAGGATGACTCAGAAAATTGCGAATCTTGAGGTGCAAAAGAGCTCTTTGAGTCGATATTTCCCGCGTGCTATCGCAGAAGAAATCATTAAAGATCCAGAGAAGCTTAATCGGGGCCAACGCCTTAGGGCTGCGGTGCTGTATTGTGATATTCGTGATTTTACGAGGAAATCAGAGCTTCTTTCGACGGAAGAATTGGTGGAACATCTTTCCGAATTCAGGAAAATAATGGTCGATGAGATTTTTCGGAATAATGGTACGGTAGAAAAATTTATAGGAGATGCAATTATGGCAGTTTTTGGTGCGCCTACTCCTTCGAAGCACGCACAGCAAGATTCATTAAATGCACTAATTGCTGCCAAAGGCATGCTGGAAAGAATTAATCAATTCAATCATAACAGGCAACTTGAGGGGGAGGACAGATGGGAGATTGGCATTGGTTTGCATATCGGGCAGGTGTTTGTGGGCAATATTGGACATGAATCAACCTTTGAGTATTCGGTAATCGGAGATGCAGTAAATACCGCAGCCCGGATTGAAGGACTTTGCAAACCCCTTAATGCAAAGCTCTTGATTTCAGATGAGGTATATCATGAATTTGAGGAAGAACCCCAGGTATTACGGACCGGGGATTACGAGCTAAAAGGCAAGGCAAAGGCCTTAAAGATTCATCAATTGATATGAGTAAAATAGAAAGCTTTTGAAAATTTCCTGATTTCATCCAGGCGCTTATTTATAAAAAGTATGCGAGAGGAATCCACAGGATTTGGTTCCACATAAATTTCAGGAAAAAGTGGATAGCTTGCTGAAGGATGGCATAACAAAAGATTGGACGGATGAGGAAATAAGAGGGAGATGAGGGTTATGTAGACCCTATACTTTATTCCCCTTTTTTATCAAATTTATCGAAACAAATATCAAGAGAATTCCCATTTTTATGTATGCAGGCGCAAAAATCCAGACAAGGAGTGTCATCTTCATTTTTACATTGGTTCCTACAATCAGAAAGGGTATTTCTAGGCATAATGTCATAGAATATCCTCGTATGAAAGGCCACAAAAATGACGATCGCAACAACTCCTGCAAAAAACCTGCTGGGAAATTTATTTGTCAATTCATCTGCTTGAGGTAATACAGAATTGGAAGGGCTTTGCTTGAAGGGGAAAATACCTTTGAATTTGTGGTAGTCCCAGGCTAATAGATACAATACAGCCAATACCATCAAAGGGGAAGTGATTTGAGACCCGTCAAACCTGACTGCAAAAGATAAAATGCAAATGTTGAGAATTATGGGCAAATAAATGAATGCTCCGAGGGTTACGGTTCTGGGGATCAGCAAAAGGACAGCTGCCAAGACCTGGAGAAGACCCACAAAGGTGTAATAATAGCCGGTATGGTAAAAGGCCTCCAAAAAATTGCCCATGGGATGATTCACTGCCAGAACCGTAAATCTTTCTCCCAAAACTTTCTGCATGCCTGAGGGAATGAAGCCAGCCGCTAAACTTATCCGGCAAAAGATGGCAAAATAAGCATGCCACTTGTTCTGCCTGACTTTGAAATGCAAGCGGTCAAGCTTTTCAGCTACCTTCATATGGGGATAAGTTTAGGGGCTAATTTTCCTAATTATTAACTGCCTGCCGAAATAGAAAACCAGAAAGCACAAACAAAGACGCAAAAAATCCACTCATGATAAATATGCCCAATACGCTAGGCGACCAGGAAGTTTCAGGAGGAGACCAGATGAAATAAGCCGCTACGGGAACCAGCATTTGAACGGCTGCAGCAATAAATAAGGTTATGGACATGCCTCGAGCCTTAAAACGAGAAATGATTGCTCCAATTAA includes:
- a CDS encoding adenylate/guanylate cyclase domain-containing protein; this translates as MLPTYSLAVVGQTWILVFNVGMLSAFLLITILHSWVILKGNDSQRNSMSYVVVIFDFLMIFGSGVYYAYTSSPDNLTIYFKIPAIWFFIIIGSIAALQFRKEHILILGALTFLGVGLMSYIGLTGNVRLTNDWVEYGLGDAIIFPAFISSFILVMLSFFLTIWYIIKRVQRMTQKIANLEVQKSSLSRYFPRAIAEEIIKDPEKLNRGQRLRAAVLYCDIRDFTRKSELLSTEELVEHLSEFRKIMVDEIFRNNGTVEKFIGDAIMAVFGAPTPSKHAQQDSLNALIAAKGMLERINQFNHNRQLEGEDRWEIGIGLHIGQVFVGNIGHESTFEYSVIGDAVNTAARIEGLCKPLNAKLLISDEVYHEFEEEPQVLRTGDYELKGKAKALKIHQLI
- a CDS encoding ATP-binding protein — its product is MKLSKSFWALFLLLLPLFLKAQKVNFQFYTTEDGLTGNSSNSFMQDWKGFLWLINDSKLHRFDGRKFEMLLPPSDLEGSDEPLIDGKIIQDSLLVALGKKHLLIFNIEKGKWKSCPLPPSNNRLRFYSLLPGKGQKKLFLLEFSEGLGQFNIWSFSGDRLGVSPVHVIENPDFDTHIIGSDGSVYFLNANLEGKGGNQFGVWRPNRDSIKKNQIKGLAKESYIRDISLQKDGSFLFNVFYPNEASAADSFGYIKFYTWNPVTDVLKEHPINRSIHFSGIYLFRFLALNNGDIWMSGRNRQLFWYEAAEDSLHNFTPQLQEVISSNLDINEPYADHSGSIWFGTHLGFFKADQLETPIVKYFHASLDVCKGNCSFRGIEEDSVGNIVAQFYQGLVYFNPAKAKDALFFDYESSNVPLPSDVVRFKNKLWLHNGCQLDIEQRKIIPIPGAKENHVWEEGLFAKSLENRLWWVQANELLVLSEGEEGFRWQKVKSFPNPDFAANEAFHFGKQSGMLYIGREGKLFQYAPLTKEERWFDFKQIYGRELRVLAIEEDKQRNLWLATDAGLMHFNPHTEDVKQYTKQEGLPHDFVCGMLTEGDSALWLSTNHGLSRFSKTSESFINFYKEDGLTDNEFNRKSYFKAKDGRMYFGGLKGINAFYPNELLRKFQQQSEQAQLSLASFEYTDEKEGKTHHQLNFPAKAEIEIYYHHRSFTFEYTLTDYRNASEVAYSYRMKGYENTWSLPSKFNFTRFSSLPVGEYEFEVKAKDSHGIWHPNQLSVKVKVHPPWWASWWAYMMYALLVLGILYTIYTFLSKRWELQQKLRVEQAEAIRLKNLDSFKSKLYTNLTHEFRTPLTVILGMADQIKNQPEKYLEKGTNLIKSNGMNLLRLINQLLDLSKLEDKSFQLRLENGDFVSYLRYITESFQTFANTQNISLRFQSREDELLMDFDPEQIKQVMTNLISNAIKFTPSGGGVQVELMKLDELATAQIVVRDNGIGIEKKNIPHIFDRFYQVDGSITREGEGSGIGLTHTLELVKLMNGTIEVSSEPDQGTSFIILFPIQDRLEYNPNLIQKELRSKVDSQKAIHTELNIADPVPDASSHPSILIIEDNVDVVDYLKACLEDQFQLSVAFNGRIGIEKALEEIPDLIVSDVMMPEKDGYEVCDKLKNDIRTSHIPIILLTAKADISSKISGLRRGADAYLAKPFIKEELIVRLEQLIERQERMIRHFSAQVPLSSKTFGNGLNEAIQQEDLFIQKVRNIIEENYADEDFGLPQLCRKIGMSRSQLYRKMKALIDIPPSDFIRNYRLEQAKLLLQTSELTVSEVAWKVGFKDLSHFSKAYQAMFGVLPSATSK
- a CDS encoding DoxX family protein produces the protein MKVAEKLDRLHFKVRQNKWHAYFAIFCRISLAAGFIPSGMQKVLGERFTVLAVNHPMGNFLEAFYHTGYYYTFVGLLQVLAAVLLLIPRTVTLGAFIYLPIILNICILSFAVRFDGSQITSPLMVLAVLYLLAWDYHKFKGIFPFKQSPSNSVLPQADELTNKFPSRFFAGVVAIVIFVAFHTRIFYDIMPRNTLSDCRNQCKNEDDTPCLDFCACIHKNGNSLDICFDKFDKKGE
- a CDS encoding AraC family transcriptional regulator, with translation MNIAPPMLYETVFENSGCFIYFKEKGPQLLSPENKVQVKSQEAILLKCGIHFLDLLKEKENEQVEVIIFHLYPEILKKLYLEELPTIIEKQSENKASQVVASSDVIAKFIDSLEFYFQNPALVNNDLLELKIKELILLLVQSKNIDSILELVSDLYSSRKVQLKKVIELHLYSNLKLEQLAKLCNLSLSSFKREFKKEYSDSPNNYITGKKLEKAKELLVLTDLPIGEIAYEVGFQDPLYFARLFKKKLKSSPSSYRAEHSI
- a CDS encoding cytochrome c, which translates into the protein MKKILKWISLALVTLVLGLFIFIQTSWDKSYDAPYPKITISMDSAGIARGKYLVYGPGHCATCHVPLDQMQEIDKGVEAPLIGGWEISIPPGTFRAPNLTPDKETGIGNMSDEELARSLRHQVAADGGLVFGFMQYQNMSEEDLGAIISYLRSTPAVSHEVAPSELSFLGKALIAFGMIKPEGPKKVPPKSVEKGISIDYGAYIANDVAACKGCHTKRDMSGAFIGEDYAGGEVFPQDDIFKGYGFISPNLTFDSETGLMANWTEEHFIERFRAGRVHKNSPMAWGSYANMDELELKAVYKYLRSIEAVQNLISRSVYEPGEKMPE